In Micromonospora sp. NBC_01813, the following are encoded in one genomic region:
- a CDS encoding ABC transporter substrate-binding protein, which produces MKGTPLRAVAVAAAATLALAGCGSGDDDSDSATGGEQVSAADVQAALDAGGELTVWAWEPTLTEVVTGFEAAYPNVTVNLVNAGTGNDQYTALQNAIAAGSGLPDVAQIEYYALPQFALAESVAELSGYGADDLADTFTPGPWSSVNTGGGIYGLPMDSGPMALFYNKEVFDRHGVEVPATWEAYVEAARTLHEADPQLYITNDVGDAGFTTSLIWQSGGQPFQVDGTSVTIDFTDDGSARFAETWQQLISEDLLAPVSSWSDQWYQGLANGTIASLATGAWMPANLMSGVADGTGKWQVAPLPQWEAGGNASAENGGSSLAIPAEAANKALAYGFMSYANAGDGVKIRVDGGAFPATTAELQSPEFLATEFPYFAGQQANQIFAESAGNVVEGWSYLPFQVYANSVFNDTVGQAYVSETPLSDALASWRDTCATYGTDQGFTVS; this is translated from the coding sequence ATGAAAGGCACCCCACTGCGGGCCGTCGCGGTCGCCGCGGCAGCCACCCTCGCCCTGGCCGGCTGCGGCTCCGGCGACGACGACTCCGACTCGGCGACCGGCGGCGAACAGGTTTCCGCCGCCGACGTGCAGGCCGCCCTCGACGCCGGCGGTGAACTGACCGTCTGGGCCTGGGAGCCGACGCTGACCGAGGTCGTCACCGGCTTCGAGGCCGCCTACCCGAACGTCACGGTGAACCTGGTCAACGCCGGCACCGGCAACGACCAGTACACCGCCCTGCAGAACGCCATCGCCGCCGGTAGCGGGCTGCCCGACGTCGCGCAGATCGAGTACTACGCGCTGCCGCAGTTCGCCCTCGCCGAGTCGGTCGCGGAGCTGAGCGGGTACGGCGCCGACGACCTCGCCGACACCTTCACCCCCGGCCCGTGGTCGTCGGTGAACACCGGCGGCGGCATCTACGGCCTGCCGATGGACTCCGGCCCGATGGCGCTGTTCTACAACAAGGAGGTCTTCGACCGCCACGGCGTCGAGGTGCCGGCCACCTGGGAGGCGTACGTCGAGGCCGCCCGCACCCTGCACGAGGCTGACCCGCAGTTGTACATCACCAACGACGTCGGTGACGCAGGCTTCACCACCAGCCTCATCTGGCAGTCCGGCGGCCAGCCGTTCCAGGTCGACGGCACCTCGGTGACCATCGACTTCACCGACGACGGCTCGGCCCGCTTCGCCGAGACCTGGCAGCAGCTGATCAGCGAGGACCTGCTGGCCCCGGTCAGCTCGTGGAGCGACCAGTGGTACCAGGGCCTGGCCAACGGCACCATCGCCAGCCTCGCCACCGGCGCCTGGATGCCGGCCAACCTGATGTCCGGGGTCGCCGACGGCACCGGCAAGTGGCAGGTCGCCCCGCTGCCGCAGTGGGAGGCCGGCGGCAACGCCAGCGCCGAGAACGGCGGCAGCTCGCTGGCCATCCCGGCCGAGGCCGCCAACAAGGCCCTGGCGTACGGGTTCATGAGCTACGCCAACGCCGGTGACGGCGTCAAGATCCGGGTCGACGGCGGCGCGTTCCCGGCCACCACCGCTGAGTTGCAGTCCCCGGAGTTCCTGGCCACCGAGTTCCCGTACTTCGCCGGCCAGCAGGCCAACCAGATCTTCGCCGAATCGGCCGGCAACGTCGTCGAGGGCTGGTCATACCTGCCGTTCCAGGTGTACGCGAACAGCGTGTTCAACGACACCGTCGGGCAGGCGTACGTGTCGGAGACGCCGCTGTCCGACGCGCTCGCCTCCTGGCGGGACACCTGCGCCACCTACGGCACCGACCAGGGCTTCACCGTCAGCTGA
- a CDS encoding RNB domain-containing ribonuclease codes for MPVPRLKAPRIDFGALRRELELPTRFPPAAQRVADDAVSGGPLPDVDLTDVPFVTLDPPGSRDLDQAMCLTRRSGGGYRVRYAIADVARFVPDDGPLHAETWRRGQTIYLPDGNIPLHPRSLSEGAASLLPDAVRPAVVWTLDLAADGALTDTRLQRARVRSRAQLDYPTAHAALTAGQLAELAEPIALLPEIGALLAGRAAGRGAVALPLPEQDVEPHDGGWRLVLRPQLPIEEHNAQISLLTGMAAADIMLRAGVGLLRTMPAPQPSAVARLRAAAHALGIWWPPGAAVGDVTGGVDAAQPRGAAFLDHAAELLRGARYTAFAGAAPAESGHGGVGAPYAHVTAPLRRLADRYATEVCLAVVAGQAVPASVAQALPRLPEVMAGTDRIASAAARAAIDLAEAVLLRDRVGEEFDVAVLDADPGTAKRAPRGTVALDDPAVIARCAGAPPVGERVRVRLVTADPASRQVLFRYPATEPVREP; via the coding sequence GTGCCGGTCCCACGCCTGAAAGCGCCCCGTATCGACTTCGGCGCGCTGCGCCGCGAGCTGGAACTGCCCACGCGGTTCCCGCCCGCGGCGCAGCGCGTGGCGGACGACGCCGTGTCCGGCGGCCCGCTGCCCGACGTCGACCTCACCGACGTCCCGTTCGTCACCCTCGACCCGCCCGGGTCGCGTGACCTGGACCAGGCGATGTGCCTGACCCGCCGGTCCGGCGGCGGCTACCGGGTGCGGTACGCCATCGCCGACGTGGCCCGGTTCGTCCCCGACGACGGCCCGCTGCACGCCGAGACGTGGCGCCGGGGTCAGACCATCTACCTGCCCGACGGCAACATCCCATTGCACCCGCGCAGCCTCAGCGAAGGCGCGGCGAGCCTGCTGCCCGACGCCGTACGGCCCGCCGTCGTGTGGACCCTCGACCTGGCCGCCGACGGCGCGCTCACCGACACCCGACTGCAGCGCGCCCGCGTCCGCAGCCGTGCCCAACTCGACTATCCGACGGCGCACGCCGCGCTGACCGCTGGGCAGCTCGCCGAGCTCGCCGAACCGATCGCGCTGCTGCCGGAGATCGGCGCGCTGCTGGCCGGCCGGGCCGCCGGTCGCGGCGCGGTCGCCCTGCCGCTGCCGGAACAGGACGTCGAGCCGCACGACGGCGGCTGGCGGCTGGTCCTGCGTCCACAGTTGCCGATCGAGGAACACAACGCGCAGATCTCGCTGCTCACCGGGATGGCCGCCGCCGACATCATGCTCCGTGCCGGAGTCGGCCTGCTGCGTACCATGCCGGCGCCGCAACCATCGGCGGTGGCCCGGCTGCGGGCCGCCGCGCACGCCCTCGGCATCTGGTGGCCGCCGGGCGCGGCCGTCGGCGACGTCACCGGCGGCGTCGACGCGGCCCAACCGCGCGGTGCCGCGTTCCTCGACCACGCCGCCGAACTGCTGCGCGGTGCCCGCTACACCGCGTTCGCCGGCGCGGCTCCCGCCGAGTCCGGACACGGTGGCGTCGGTGCGCCGTACGCCCATGTCACCGCGCCGCTGCGGCGCCTCGCCGACCGGTACGCGACCGAGGTCTGCCTGGCGGTGGTGGCCGGGCAGGCGGTGCCGGCATCGGTGGCGCAGGCGCTGCCCCGGCTGCCCGAGGTGATGGCCGGCACCGACCGGATCGCCTCGGCGGCGGCGCGCGCCGCGATCGACCTGGCTGAGGCGGTGCTGCTGCGTGACCGGGTCGGCGAGGAGTTCGACGTCGCCGTGCTCGACGCCGACCCGGGCACCGCGAAACGAGCGCCACGCGGCACCGTCGCGCTCGACGACCCGGCGGTGATCGCCCGGTGCGCCGGGGCACCGCCGGTCGGGGAACGGGTCCGGGTCCGGCTGGTCACCGCCGACCCGGCGAGCCGCCAGGTGCTGTTCCGCTACCCGGCGACCGAGCCGGTCCGGGAGCCGTAA
- a CDS encoding carbohydrate ABC transporter permease: MAAPQTPPPTVTADRRRPRRATGRRSLTGWQFVGPFMLVFAVVFIAPIGYSIYLSLYRRQLIGGNSFVGLDNYQRALGDPQFWSAFGRVAIFLAVQVPIMLFIALLVALAIDSGRLHGRSFFRVAIFLPYAVPAVVATLMWGFMYGNRFGLVGNINDAFGVSLPDPLSPDLVLLSIGNIVTWEFVGYNMVIFYSALRVVPTSLYEAAEVDGAGQVRVIRSIKLPAIRGALVIATIFSIIGSFQLFNEPSILQHLAPNAITTYFTPNLYAYSLSFSGQQYNYSATVAIVMGLITMAIAYVVQLRGMREGR; this comes from the coding sequence ATGGCAGCACCTCAGACACCGCCCCCGACGGTCACCGCGGACCGTCGGCGACCCCGCCGCGCCACCGGGCGCAGATCGTTGACCGGGTGGCAGTTCGTCGGGCCGTTCATGCTGGTCTTCGCGGTCGTGTTCATCGCGCCGATCGGATACTCGATCTACCTCAGCCTCTACCGGCGGCAGCTGATCGGCGGCAACTCCTTCGTTGGGCTGGACAACTACCAGCGGGCGCTGGGCGACCCACAGTTCTGGTCCGCCTTCGGCCGGGTGGCGATCTTCCTCGCCGTCCAGGTGCCGATCATGCTGTTCATCGCGCTGCTGGTGGCGCTGGCCATCGACAGCGGCCGGCTGCACGGCCGCAGCTTCTTCCGGGTCGCCATCTTCCTGCCGTACGCCGTGCCGGCCGTCGTCGCCACCCTGATGTGGGGCTTCATGTACGGCAACCGGTTCGGCCTGGTCGGCAACATCAACGACGCGTTCGGGGTGTCGCTGCCCGACCCACTCAGCCCCGACCTGGTGCTGCTGTCCATCGGCAACATCGTGACCTGGGAGTTCGTCGGCTACAACATGGTGATCTTCTACTCGGCGCTGCGGGTCGTGCCCACCTCGCTCTACGAGGCCGCCGAGGTCGACGGCGCCGGACAGGTGCGGGTCATCCGGTCGATCAAACTGCCGGCCATCCGGGGCGCCCTGGTCATCGCCACCATCTTCTCGATCATCGGCAGCTTCCAGCTGTTCAACGAACCGAGCATCCTGCAGCACCTGGCACCGAACGCGATCACCACGTACTTCACCCCCAACCTGTACGCGTACTCGCTGAGCTTCTCCGGCCAGCAGTACAACTACTCGGCCACCGTGGCCATCGTGATGGGCCTGATCACCATGGCGATCGCGTACGTCGTCCAACTGCGCGGCATGCGGGAAGGACGCTGA
- a CDS encoding carbohydrate ABC transporter permease, producing MSTATSPANRARRSAGNQVRRPRRSLTLTALTGIVLIYSLIPLAWLLINATKSQQGLFSSFGLWFADDFALWDNIVDTLTYDGGIFLRWLGNTLLYVVAGAGGATLLATLGGYGLAKFDFVGRKAVFAIVIGAVAVPGTALAVPTFLMFSQLGLTNTPWAVIIPSLITPFGLYLMWTFAAEAIPDELLEAARCDGAGEFRTLFQICLPLLAPGIVTVLLFSMVATWNNYFLPLIMLKDPDWYPLTLGLNAWNAQAATAGGQPVFHLVITGSLLTILPLLAAFLLLQRYWQSGLAAGSVKE from the coding sequence ATGTCCACCGCCACGTCACCCGCCAACCGGGCCCGCCGGTCCGCCGGAAACCAGGTCCGCCGGCCCCGCCGCAGCCTCACCCTGACCGCGCTGACCGGCATCGTGCTGATCTACAGCCTGATCCCACTCGCCTGGCTGCTGATCAACGCCACCAAGTCGCAGCAGGGCCTGTTCTCCTCGTTCGGCCTGTGGTTCGCCGACGACTTCGCCCTGTGGGACAACATCGTCGACACGCTCACCTACGACGGCGGGATCTTCCTGCGCTGGCTCGGCAACACCCTGCTGTACGTGGTGGCCGGCGCAGGCGGCGCCACCCTGCTCGCCACCCTCGGCGGGTACGGGCTGGCCAAGTTCGACTTCGTCGGCCGTAAGGCGGTCTTCGCGATCGTCATCGGCGCGGTCGCCGTACCCGGCACCGCACTGGCCGTGCCGACCTTCCTGATGTTCAGCCAACTCGGCCTGACCAACACCCCGTGGGCGGTGATCATCCCGTCGCTGATCACCCCGTTCGGGCTCTACCTGATGTGGACATTCGCCGCCGAGGCGATCCCGGACGAGCTGCTGGAAGCCGCCCGCTGCGACGGCGCGGGGGAGTTCCGCACCCTGTTCCAGATCTGCCTGCCGCTGCTCGCCCCCGGCATCGTCACGGTGCTGCTGTTCAGCATGGTCGCCACCTGGAACAACTACTTCCTGCCACTGATCATGCTCAAGGACCCGGACTGGTACCCGCTGACGCTGGGCCTCAACGCCTGGAACGCCCAGGCCGCGACGGCCGGCGGCCAGCCGGTGTTCCACCTCGTCATCACCGGGTCGCTACTGACCATCCTGCCGCTGTTGGCGGCATTCCTGCTCCTGCAGCGCTACTGGCAGTCGGGTCTGGCCGCCGGCAGCGTCAAGGAGTAA
- a CDS encoding SPOR domain-containing protein: MNDSGPGGGYFWCLRHQRVESGADLCAAKYRLGPYDSKAEAEQALQRVSERNEEWEAEDARWTGEES; this comes from the coding sequence ATGAACGACAGCGGACCTGGTGGTGGGTACTTCTGGTGCCTTCGCCATCAGCGCGTGGAGTCCGGGGCGGATCTGTGTGCCGCCAAGTACCGGCTCGGTCCCTACGACTCGAAGGCCGAAGCTGAGCAGGCGCTGCAGCGGGTGTCGGAGCGCAACGAGGAGTGGGAAGCCGAGGACGCCCGCTGGACTGGGGAGGAGAGCTAG
- a CDS encoding LacI family DNA-binding transcriptional regulator, whose product MSPTRPEPSRDATEPPPAAEPAETGSDRPRAHRRRVSMADVARLAGVSAQTVSRVSTGHPGVVATTREQVIAAMRELGYRPNSAARALKYGEFRTIGVITFTLSTTGNSRTVEAIATHAAREGYVITLIPVAAPTHDRVLGAFTRLGELAVDAVIVIMEVHLLDASTVLLPPDVHVVVVDSDAGERYRVVDTNQADGTRQAVRHLLDLGHRTVWHIAGPQESYAGERRSAAWRAALVDAGREVPPLRRGDWSAEAGHRIGLDLADEPDCTAVFVANDQMALGVLRAMHERGRVVPRDISVVGFDDIAESGSFIPPLTTVHQDFAEVGRRCVEAALQQVRTGTAQTGTTLVPTRLVVRDSTAPPPSR is encoded by the coding sequence ATGAGCCCGACCCGGCCCGAGCCGTCCCGGGACGCGACCGAGCCGCCGCCAGCGGCCGAGCCGGCGGAGACCGGGTCCGACCGCCCCCGGGCACACCGCCGCCGGGTCTCGATGGCCGACGTGGCCCGGCTCGCCGGGGTCTCGGCGCAGACGGTGTCCCGGGTCTCCACCGGCCATCCCGGTGTCGTCGCCACCACCCGCGAGCAGGTGATCGCCGCGATGCGGGAGCTCGGCTACCGACCCAACAGCGCCGCCCGCGCCTTGAAGTACGGCGAGTTCCGCACCATCGGCGTCATCACCTTCACGCTGTCCACCACCGGCAACAGCCGTACCGTCGAGGCGATCGCCACCCACGCGGCCCGGGAGGGCTACGTGATCACGCTGATCCCGGTCGCCGCCCCCACCCACGACCGGGTGCTCGGCGCCTTCACCCGGCTGGGCGAACTCGCGGTCGACGCCGTCATCGTGATCATGGAAGTGCACCTGCTCGACGCCAGCACCGTCCTGCTGCCACCCGACGTGCACGTGGTGGTGGTCGACTCCGATGCCGGCGAACGCTACCGCGTCGTCGACACCAACCAGGCCGACGGCACCCGGCAGGCCGTACGGCACCTGCTCGACCTCGGCCACCGTACGGTGTGGCACATCGCCGGGCCGCAGGAGTCCTACGCCGGCGAACGGCGCTCCGCCGCCTGGCGGGCCGCGCTGGTCGACGCCGGCCGGGAGGTGCCGCCGCTGCGCCGTGGCGACTGGTCGGCCGAGGCCGGCCATCGGATCGGCCTCGACCTGGCCGACGAGCCGGACTGCACCGCGGTGTTCGTCGCCAACGACCAGATGGCGCTCGGGGTGCTGCGGGCCATGCACGAACGCGGCCGGGTGGTGCCCCGCGACATCAGCGTCGTCGGCTTCGACGACATCGCCGAATCAGGCTCCTTCATCCCGCCGCTGACCACCGTCCACCAGGACTTCGCCGAGGTCGGTCGGCGCTGCGTCGAGGCGGCGCTGCAGCAGGTCCGCACCGGCACCGCACAGACCGGCACCACCCTGGTGCCGACCCGGCTGGTGGTACGCGACAGCACCGCACCGCCGCCGTCGCGGTGA
- the npdG gene encoding NADPH-dependent F420 reductase — MGYDASTLPDVTGLTVGIIGGTGDQGRGLAYRFALAGQPVRIGSRDGARAATAAAEIAALPGVPDGGISGGDNDEVAAGSDVVIVAVPWEGHEATVAALRAPLAGKIVVDCVNPLGFDKQGPYALPVAQGSAAQQAAALLPESRVCAAFNHVSAPLLADPAIERIDLDVLICAEDRDAAAVVAALAARISGMRGIYAGRLRNAHQVEAFTANLIAINRRYKTHSGVRVTEV, encoded by the coding sequence ATGGGATACGACGCCAGCACACTGCCCGACGTCACCGGCCTGACGGTCGGCATCATCGGCGGCACCGGCGACCAGGGGCGGGGCCTGGCGTACCGGTTCGCCCTCGCCGGCCAGCCGGTACGCATCGGCTCGCGCGACGGGGCCCGCGCGGCCACCGCCGCCGCCGAGATCGCCGCCCTGCCCGGCGTACCCGACGGCGGGATCAGCGGTGGTGACAACGACGAGGTGGCCGCCGGCTCCGACGTGGTGATCGTCGCGGTGCCCTGGGAGGGGCACGAGGCGACGGTCGCCGCCCTGCGCGCGCCCCTCGCCGGCAAGATCGTCGTCGACTGCGTGAACCCGCTCGGCTTCGACAAGCAGGGCCCGTACGCGTTGCCGGTGGCGCAGGGCAGCGCCGCGCAGCAGGCCGCTGCGTTGTTGCCCGAATCCCGGGTCTGCGCGGCGTTCAACCACGTCAGCGCGCCGTTGCTGGCCGACCCGGCGATCGAGCGGATCGACCTGGACGTGCTGATCTGCGCCGAGGACCGTGACGCCGCCGCGGTGGTGGCCGCGCTGGCCGCCCGGATCTCCGGGATGCGTGGCATCTACGCCGGCCGGCTGCGCAACGCCCATCAGGTGGAGGCGTTCACCGCCAACCTGATCGCGATCAACCGGCGGTACAAGACGCACTCCGGGGTACGGGTCACCGAGGTGTGA
- the panB gene encoding 3-methyl-2-oxobutanoate hydroxymethyltransferase: protein MSGADPAESVALYGGPVSRRVRTRDLIAAKERGERWAMLTSYDQYTAAIFDQAGIPVLLVGDSAANNVFGHETTVPITVDELLPLVRAVVRATRGALVVGDLPFGSYEEGPTQALRTAVRFMKEGGCGAVKLEGGRRVADQIAALTGAGIPVMAHIGFTPQREHTIGGYRVQGRGDAADEVLADAHAVTEAGAFAVVLEMVPGVVAKRITHDLPVPTVGIGAGPETDAQVLVWQDMAGMRSGPMQRFVKTYADLAGVLADATRRYADDVRDGRFPSTEHTF from the coding sequence ATGTCGGGTGCCGACCCCGCCGAGTCGGTCGCGTTGTACGGCGGACCGGTGAGCCGCCGGGTCCGCACCCGCGACCTGATCGCCGCCAAGGAACGCGGCGAACGGTGGGCGATGCTCACCTCGTACGACCAGTACACGGCCGCGATCTTCGACCAGGCCGGGATCCCGGTGCTGCTGGTCGGCGACTCGGCGGCGAACAACGTCTTCGGACACGAGACGACCGTGCCGATCACCGTCGACGAGTTGCTGCCGCTGGTGCGGGCCGTGGTGCGGGCCACCCGGGGCGCGCTGGTCGTCGGTGACCTGCCGTTCGGCTCGTACGAGGAAGGGCCGACCCAGGCGCTGCGGACCGCCGTGCGGTTCATGAAGGAAGGCGGCTGCGGCGCGGTCAAGCTCGAAGGTGGCCGGCGGGTCGCCGACCAGATCGCCGCGCTGACCGGTGCCGGCATCCCGGTGATGGCGCACATCGGGTTCACTCCGCAGCGGGAGCACACCATCGGCGGCTACCGGGTGCAGGGCCGGGGCGACGCCGCCGACGAGGTGCTCGCCGACGCGCACGCGGTCACCGAGGCGGGCGCGTTCGCGGTGGTGCTGGAGATGGTGCCGGGGGTGGTCGCCAAGCGGATCACCCACGATCTGCCGGTGCCGACCGTCGGGATCGGTGCCGGGCCGGAGACCGACGCGCAGGTGCTGGTCTGGCAGGACATGGCTGGGATGCGGTCCGGCCCGATGCAGCGTTTCGTCAAGACGTACGCCGACCTGGCCGGGGTGCTCGCCGACGCGACCCGCCGATACGCCGACGACGTCCGCGACGGCCGGTTCCCGTCGACCGAGCACACCTTCTGA
- a CDS encoding HAD family hydrolase produces the protein MLPAPRALLLDFGGVLVDAPSLPSPLTRLVGRLRELTGGALPAERITQALTDGQREYAAWRDRVGEQPRPREYSHLQVWQEFITKDWPAAARDAVLAEATSLSYEWTRRPDWAVRPGIPEALTTAADAGLPLAIVSNTLCGAAHRDFLAEVGLGDRFAVQIYSDEAGVRKPNPEVAWLAAEAVGVPVGQCWFVGDSRARDIPCARRAGAGAAVLMVSARTDREPQLPDGTPDATVDDGHGLRRLLERST, from the coding sequence CTGTTGCCTGCACCCCGCGCGTTGCTGCTCGACTTCGGCGGCGTCCTCGTCGACGCCCCCTCCCTGCCGTCACCGCTGACCAGGCTGGTCGGCCGACTACGGGAGCTCACCGGCGGGGCGTTGCCCGCCGAGCGGATCACCCAGGCGCTGACCGACGGACAGCGCGAGTACGCCGCCTGGCGGGACCGCGTCGGCGAACAGCCCCGCCCTCGGGAATACAGCCACCTGCAGGTCTGGCAGGAGTTCATCACCAAGGACTGGCCGGCGGCCGCCCGCGACGCGGTGCTGGCCGAGGCGACCTCGCTGAGTTACGAATGGACCCGGCGACCGGATTGGGCGGTACGGCCCGGCATTCCCGAGGCACTGACCACCGCCGCCGACGCCGGACTGCCGCTGGCGATCGTCAGCAACACGCTGTGCGGCGCCGCGCACCGCGACTTTCTCGCCGAGGTCGGTCTCGGTGACCGGTTCGCCGTGCAGATCTACAGCGACGAGGCCGGGGTGCGTAAACCCAACCCGGAGGTCGCCTGGCTGGCGGCGGAGGCGGTCGGGGTGCCGGTCGGCCAGTGCTGGTTCGTCGGTGACAGCCGGGCCCGGGACATCCCGTGTGCCCGCCGGGCCGGTGCCGGTGCGGCCGTACTGATGGTCTCCGCGCGCACCGACCGGGAGCCGCAACTACCGGACGGAACGCCGGACGCGACTGTCGACGACGGACACGGGCTGCGTCGGCTGCTCGAACGGTCGACGTAG
- a CDS encoding beta-galactosidase, giving the protein MAFGVDYRWLRWPGNDGPRIGYGADYNPEQWPRQVWDDDVAAMRAAGVNIVSLAIFSWARLQPGPDEFDFDWLDDIMDLLHRNGIAVDLATATASPPPWLTTAHPEILPVDRQGATVWPGGRQHWRPTSPVFRAYALRLVRAIADRYRDHPALAAWHVSNELGCHNVYDFSDDAAAAFRAWLRARYGDVDMLNHAWGTAFWSQRYTDFAQVLPPRQAASYPNPTQQLDFKRFSSDALRDYLRAERDILRAATPDVPVTTNFMVMGESAGMNYADWAAEVDFVANDHYVHPGPQALDELSFSANLTGNLAGGRPWFLMEHSTSAVNWQPINLAKRAGELARDSLTHVAHGADAVCFFQWRQSAAGAEKYHSAMLPHAGVDSDLFRSVAALGATLTDLAGVAGTARTPARAAILFDWESWWACEQDSHPTSRLRYRQEALDWYSAFLAAGIRVDVVPVGYDLAGYDLAGYDLVIAPILHLVPAALADRLRNYVDGGGHLVATYFSGIVDQHDHIWLGGYPGALRDLLGIQIEEFGPLPDGERVQLDSGATGDLWTDRITVTDPDVTVLATYRTGEYAGRPAITRRTVGAGSAGYVSTRLGPAGLVDVLARFAEAAGVTSELPEPLRGRVELAVRGEHWFLINRTDEEVPLAEVPGTPLIPTAGTSPAETHPMPTLPARAVTVRVVPTVPR; this is encoded by the coding sequence GTGGCTTTCGGCGTCGATTACCGCTGGTTGCGCTGGCCGGGCAACGACGGTCCCCGGATCGGCTACGGCGCCGACTACAACCCGGAGCAGTGGCCCCGGCAGGTCTGGGACGACGACGTGGCGGCGATGCGCGCCGCCGGGGTGAACATCGTCTCGTTGGCCATCTTCTCCTGGGCGCGGCTGCAGCCCGGCCCCGACGAGTTCGACTTCGACTGGCTCGACGACATCATGGACCTGCTGCACCGCAACGGGATCGCCGTCGACCTGGCCACCGCGACCGCGTCACCGCCGCCGTGGCTGACCACCGCGCACCCGGAGATCCTGCCGGTCGACCGCCAGGGCGCGACCGTCTGGCCCGGCGGCCGCCAGCACTGGCGGCCCACCTCGCCGGTCTTCCGGGCGTACGCGTTGCGCCTGGTCCGGGCGATCGCCGACCGCTACCGCGACCACCCGGCGTTGGCCGCCTGGCACGTCTCCAACGAACTCGGCTGCCACAACGTGTACGACTTCTCCGACGACGCCGCCGCAGCTTTCCGGGCCTGGCTGCGGGCCCGTTACGGCGACGTCGACATGCTCAACCACGCCTGGGGCACCGCGTTCTGGTCCCAGCGCTACACCGACTTCGCGCAGGTGCTGCCGCCCCGGCAGGCCGCGTCGTACCCGAACCCGACCCAGCAGTTGGACTTCAAACGGTTCTCCTCCGACGCGTTGCGCGACTACCTGCGGGCCGAACGCGACATCCTGCGCGCGGCGACCCCGGACGTGCCGGTCACCACCAACTTCATGGTGATGGGGGAGAGCGCCGGGATGAACTACGCCGACTGGGCGGCCGAGGTGGACTTCGTCGCCAACGACCACTACGTGCACCCGGGCCCGCAGGCGCTCGACGAACTGTCGTTCTCCGCGAACCTGACCGGCAACCTGGCCGGTGGGCGCCCCTGGTTCCTGATGGAACACTCCACCAGCGCGGTCAACTGGCAGCCGATCAACCTGGCCAAGCGCGCCGGTGAACTGGCCCGTGACTCGTTGACCCACGTCGCGCACGGCGCCGACGCGGTCTGTTTCTTCCAGTGGCGCCAGTCGGCGGCCGGTGCGGAGAAGTACCACTCGGCGATGCTGCCGCACGCCGGAGTGGACAGTGACCTGTTCCGCTCCGTCGCCGCGCTCGGGGCGACGCTGACCGACCTGGCCGGCGTCGCCGGCACCGCGCGTACCCCGGCCCGGGCGGCGATCCTGTTCGACTGGGAGTCGTGGTGGGCCTGCGAGCAGGACTCGCACCCGACGTCGCGGCTGCGCTACCGGCAGGAGGCGCTCGACTGGTACTCGGCGTTCCTCGCCGCCGGTATCCGGGTCGACGTGGTGCCGGTCGGCTACGACCTGGCCGGCTACGACCTGGCCGGCTACGACCTGGTGATCGCCCCGATCCTGCACCTGGTGCCGGCGGCGCTCGCCGACCGGCTGCGCAACTACGTCGACGGCGGCGGGCACCTGGTGGCGACCTACTTCTCGGGGATCGTCGACCAGCACGACCACATCTGGCTGGGCGGCTACCCGGGGGCGCTGCGGGATCTGCTCGGTATCCAGATCGAGGAGTTCGGCCCGCTGCCCGACGGGGAGCGGGTGCAGTTGGACTCCGGCGCCACCGGTGACCTGTGGACCGACCGGATCACGGTGACCGACCCGGACGTCACCGTGCTGGCCACCTACCGCACCGGTGAGTACGCCGGCCGCCCGGCGATCACCCGGCGGACCGTCGGCGCCGGTTCGGCCGGGTACGTCTCCACCCGGCTCGGCCCGGCCGGGCTGGTCGACGTGCTGGCGCGGTTCGCCGAGGCGGCCGGGGTGACCAGCGAGCTGCCGGAGCCGCTGCGCGGCCGGGTCGAGTTGGCCGTCCGGGGCGAGCACTGGTTCCTGATCAACCGGACCGACGAAGAGGTGCCGCTGGCCGAGGTGCCCGGTACGCCGCTGATCCCCACGGCGGGAACGTCGCCGGCCGAGACGCACCCGATGCCGACGTTGCCGGCCCGGGCGGTGACGGTCCGGGTGGTGCCAACCGTGCCCCGCTGA